Proteins from a genomic interval of Bradyrhizobium sp. CCBAU 53340:
- a CDS encoding DUF3617 family protein, with translation MTRKLALLGSAVCLVLSAGSAFADDLPVRKAGLWEMKMVRSGSAMPEMTMQHCTDESVDKEMANNVSPMAKQICSKRDVKKTATGYVSDSECSVAGINTTSHSEVTGDFNSAYTVKTSSHAQGGAAGSAGRDTTMTLEAKWLGACKPDQKPGDIVMPGGFKMNVRDVDKLKALLPK, from the coding sequence ATGACGCGCAAGCTTGCTTTGCTCGGTTCGGCCGTCTGTCTTGTGTTGTCTGCGGGCAGTGCCTTCGCCGACGATCTGCCGGTGCGCAAGGCCGGCCTCTGGGAAATGAAGATGGTCAGATCAGGCTCGGCGATGCCGGAGATGACCATGCAGCACTGCACCGACGAGAGCGTCGACAAGGAGATGGCCAACAACGTCTCCCCGATGGCCAAGCAGATCTGCTCCAAGCGGGACGTCAAGAAGACGGCGACCGGCTATGTCAGCGATTCCGAGTGCAGCGTCGCCGGCATCAACACGACCTCGCACTCAGAGGTCACGGGCGATTTCAATTCAGCCTATACGGTGAAGACCTCCTCGCACGCCCAAGGCGGCGCCGCCGGTAGCGCGGGGCGCGATACCACCATGACGTTGGAAGCGAAATGGCTCGGCGCCTGCAAGCCGGACCAGAAGCCCGGCGACATCGTGATGCCCGGCGGCTTCAAGATGAACGTGCGCGACGTCGACAAGCTGAAGGCGCTGCTGCCGAAATAA
- a CDS encoding ATP-binding protein → MSTIDTGLTLLKSAAGRVSAANGWMGNAFKGWMPTGLYARALLIMIVPMVILQSVVAFVFMERHWNTVTRRLSAAVVQDIAALIDVYKGYPQDRDRDQIRRIAQQRLGLVVDFLPPGDMPPPGPKPFFSLLDQTLSVQLGRQIGRSFWIDTVGRSNLVEIRIQLDDAVMRVFAQRSAAYASNSEIFLFWMVGTSSILLIVAVLFLRNQIKPILRLADAAESFGKGREAPNFRPRGAREVRRAAVAFLEMKSRIERTMEQRTAMLAGVSHDLRTILTRFKLELALLGDSPEMEGMRKDVDEMSMMLEDYLAFARGDSGEQSQPTDMAQALEELRSDAERHGHTATVTFSGLPVVTVKPASFKRCLANLVTNAARYGKAIAISGQRDHRYLTVTVDDDGPGIPAHLREEVFKPFLRLDNARNQDEGGTGLGLAIARDIARSHGGDITLGDSPMGGLRASVRIPV, encoded by the coding sequence ATGAGCACGATCGACACCGGCCTGACGCTGCTCAAGAGCGCCGCCGGCCGCGTCTCCGCCGCCAATGGCTGGATGGGCAATGCATTCAAGGGCTGGATGCCGACCGGCCTCTACGCGCGCGCGCTGCTCATCATGATCGTGCCGATGGTGATCCTGCAATCGGTGGTCGCCTTCGTGTTCATGGAGCGGCACTGGAACACGGTGACGCGCCGCCTGTCGGCCGCGGTGGTGCAGGACATCGCCGCGCTGATCGACGTCTACAAGGGCTATCCGCAGGACCGGGATCGCGACCAGATCCGCCGCATCGCGCAGCAGCGCCTCGGTCTCGTCGTCGACTTCCTGCCGCCAGGCGACATGCCGCCGCCGGGACCGAAGCCGTTCTTCTCGCTGCTCGACCAGACGCTGTCGGTCCAGCTCGGCCGCCAGATCGGACGCTCGTTCTGGATCGACACGGTCGGCCGCTCCAACCTCGTTGAGATCCGCATCCAGCTCGACGATGCCGTGATGCGCGTGTTCGCGCAGCGCAGCGCCGCCTATGCCTCGAACTCGGAGATCTTCCTGTTCTGGATGGTCGGCACATCCTCGATCCTGTTGATCGTCGCGGTGCTGTTCCTGCGCAACCAGATCAAGCCGATCCTGCGGCTCGCCGACGCCGCGGAAAGTTTCGGCAAGGGCCGCGAGGCGCCGAACTTCAGGCCCAGAGGCGCGCGCGAGGTGCGGCGCGCTGCGGTCGCCTTCCTCGAGATGAAGTCGCGCATCGAGCGCACGATGGAGCAGCGCACCGCGATGCTCGCCGGCGTCAGCCACGATCTGCGCACCATCCTGACCCGCTTCAAGCTCGAGCTGGCGCTGCTCGGCGATAGCCCCGAGATGGAGGGCATGCGCAAGGACGTCGACGAGATGTCGATGATGCTGGAGGATTACCTCGCGTTTGCCCGCGGCGATTCCGGCGAGCAGTCGCAGCCGACCGACATGGCGCAGGCGCTCGAGGAATTGCGCAGCGACGCCGAGCGCCACGGCCACACCGCGACCGTGACGTTCAGCGGTCTGCCTGTCGTGACGGTGAAGCCGGCCTCGTTCAAGCGCTGCCTCGCCAACCTCGTCACCAATGCCGCGCGCTACGGCAAGGCCATCGCCATCTCCGGCCAGCGCGACCACCGTTATCTGACCGTGACGGTCGACGACGACGGCCCGGGTATCCCGGCGCATTTGCGCGAGGAAGTGTTCAAGCCGTTCCTGCGGCTCGACAACGCCCGCAACCAGGACGAAGGCGGCACAGGCCTTGGGCTCGCCATCGCCCGCGACATCGCTCGCTCCCACGGCGGCGACATCACGCTCGGCGACAGCCCGATGGGCGGACTGAGGGCGAGCGTGCGGATTCCGGTGTAG
- a CDS encoding response regulator, protein MTVPLAATLARPPVEPADDAPHLLLVDDDRRIRDLLSRFLAAEGYRVTTAPSAGDARSKLLGLHFDLLILDVMMPGETGFDLARFIRTSSSVPIVMLTARHEAEARIEGLQIGADDYVAKPFEPRELALRINNILKRAAPPAQAVTVEKIAFGPYVYHLDRGELRQGEEVIHLTDREREMLRILSETPGETVPRSALTGNGSVNERAVDVQINRLRRKIETDPANPLFLQAVRGIGYRLVASP, encoded by the coding sequence GTGACCGTGCCGCTCGCTGCCACGCTCGCCCGCCCGCCGGTGGAACCGGCCGACGACGCGCCGCATCTCCTCTTGGTCGACGACGACCGCCGCATCCGCGACTTGCTCTCGCGTTTCCTTGCCGCCGAAGGCTATCGCGTCACCACCGCGCCGAGCGCCGGCGATGCGCGTTCGAAGCTGCTCGGCCTGCATTTTGATCTTCTCATCCTCGATGTGATGATGCCAGGCGAGACCGGCTTCGACCTCGCCCGCTTCATCCGCACATCTTCCTCGGTGCCGATCGTGATGCTGACGGCGCGCCATGAGGCCGAGGCGCGCATCGAGGGCCTGCAGATCGGCGCCGACGATTACGTCGCAAAGCCGTTCGAGCCGCGCGAGCTGGCGCTGCGCATCAACAACATCCTCAAGCGCGCCGCACCGCCGGCGCAAGCCGTGACCGTCGAGAAGATCGCGTTCGGTCCCTATGTCTACCATCTCGATCGCGGCGAGCTGCGCCAGGGCGAGGAGGTCATCCACCTCACCGACCGCGAGCGCGAGATGCTGCGGATTCTCTCGGAGACGCCGGGCGAGACCGTGCCGCGCAGCGCGCTGACCGGCAATGGCAGCGTCAACGAACGCGCCGTCGACGTGCAGATCAACCGCCTGCGGCGCAAGATCGAGACCGATCCGGCCAATCCGCTGTTCCTGCAGGCGGTACGCGGCATCGGCTACCGGCTCGTAGCTTCGCCATAA